The following coding sequences are from one Phycisphaeraceae bacterium window:
- the katG gene encoding catalase/peroxidase HPI encodes MATESKCPFSHTRGAGTTNREWWPNQLRVDLLHQHSSKSDPMGRDFNYAKEFESLDYAGLKKDLAALMTDSQEWWPADFGHYGPLFIRMAWHSAGTYRTGDGRGGGGRGQQRFAPLNSWPDNVSLDKARRLLWPIKQKYGRKISWADLMILAGNVALETMGLKTFGFGGGREDVWEPDQDVYWGAERTWLAGDIRYASGSEGVEKPGGVTVSDDDPHAKTHSRNLERPLAAVQMGLIYVNPEGPDGTPDPVKAAVDIRETFARMAMNDEETVALIAGGHTFGKTHGAAPTSHVGREPEAVGMEEQGLGWRNTFGKGCAGDTITSGLEVTWTATPTRWGVGFFEMLFGHEWELSKSPAGAHQWVAKGAKATIPHAHDPSKKLVPTMLTTDLSLRIDPAYEKISRRFMEHPEEFADAFARAWFKLTHRDMGPRARYLGPEVPAEELIWQDPVPAVDHPLIDARDIALLKSKVLASGLSVSELVSAAWASASTFRGSDKRGGANGARVRLAPQKDWPVNQPAQLAKVLKALEGVRETFNGSQTGGKKVTMADLIVLGGCAAVEEAARKAGVEATVPFVAGRTDASQEQTDAEAFAVLEPNADGFRNYLKGRYAMPAEALLIDKAQLLTLTAPEMTVLIGGMRVLGTNADGTKHGMFTTRPGALTNDFFVNLLDMGTQWKPASPAADAFEGRDRKTGDLKWTATRVDLVFGSNSQLRALAEVYGSADGMEKFVRDFVAAWAKVMNLDRFDLA; translated from the coding sequence ATGGCCACCGAGTCCAAGTGTCCATTCTCGCACACCCGCGGCGCCGGCACGACGAACCGCGAGTGGTGGCCGAACCAGCTGCGGGTCGACCTCCTGCACCAGCACTCGTCCAAGTCGGACCCGATGGGGCGCGACTTCAATTACGCGAAGGAGTTCGAGAGCCTGGACTACGCGGGGCTCAAGAAGGACCTCGCGGCGCTGATGACGGACTCGCAGGAGTGGTGGCCGGCCGACTTCGGGCACTACGGGCCGCTGTTCATCCGCATGGCGTGGCACAGCGCCGGGACCTACCGAACCGGAGACGGGCGCGGCGGTGGCGGGCGGGGGCAGCAGCGCTTTGCGCCGCTGAACAGCTGGCCGGACAATGTGAGCCTGGACAAGGCGAGGCGGCTGTTGTGGCCGATCAAGCAGAAGTACGGGCGGAAGATCTCGTGGGCGGACCTGATGATCCTCGCGGGCAACGTGGCGCTCGAGACGATGGGCCTCAAGACCTTCGGTTTCGGCGGCGGGCGCGAGGACGTATGGGAGCCCGACCAGGACGTCTACTGGGGGGCCGAACGGACATGGCTCGCCGGCGACATCCGGTACGCGAGCGGATCCGAGGGGGTTGAGAAGCCGGGCGGCGTGACGGTCTCCGATGACGATCCTCACGCCAAGACGCACAGCCGCAACCTCGAGCGGCCGCTGGCCGCGGTGCAGATGGGCCTGATTTACGTGAACCCGGAGGGTCCGGACGGCACGCCGGACCCGGTGAAGGCGGCGGTGGACATCCGCGAGACGTTTGCGCGGATGGCGATGAACGACGAGGAGACGGTGGCGCTCATCGCGGGCGGACACACGTTCGGCAAGACGCACGGCGCTGCGCCCACGTCGCACGTCGGGCGCGAGCCGGAGGCAGTGGGGATGGAGGAGCAGGGGCTGGGGTGGCGCAACACCTTCGGCAAGGGATGCGCCGGCGACACGATCACGAGCGGGCTGGAGGTAACGTGGACGGCCACGCCCACCAGGTGGGGCGTCGGGTTCTTCGAGATGCTCTTCGGGCACGAGTGGGAACTCAGCAAGAGCCCGGCGGGCGCGCACCAGTGGGTCGCGAAGGGGGCGAAGGCGACGATCCCGCACGCGCACGATCCGTCGAAAAAGCTGGTTCCGACGATGCTGACGACGGACCTGTCGCTCAGGATCGACCCGGCGTACGAGAAGATCTCGCGGCGATTCATGGAACACCCGGAGGAGTTCGCGGACGCCTTCGCGCGGGCATGGTTCAAGCTGACGCACCGCGACATGGGGCCGCGTGCGCGGTACCTCGGCCCGGAGGTTCCGGCGGAGGAACTCATCTGGCAGGATCCGGTTCCGGCCGTGGACCACCCGCTCATCGACGCTCGGGACATCGCCTTGCTCAAGAGCAAGGTGCTGGCGTCAGGACTCTCCGTGTCGGAGCTGGTTTCGGCGGCGTGGGCGTCGGCGTCGACGTTCCGGGGGTCGGACAAGCGGGGCGGTGCGAACGGCGCCCGCGTCCGGTTGGCGCCGCAGAAGGACTGGCCGGTGAATCAGCCGGCGCAGCTGGCCAAGGTACTCAAGGCGCTCGAGGGCGTCCGAGAGACGTTCAACGGGTCGCAGACCGGCGGCAAGAAGGTCACGATGGCGGACCTGATCGTGTTGGGCGGATGCGCTGCGGTCGAGGAGGCCGCGCGGAAGGCGGGGGTGGAGGCGACGGTCCCGTTCGTGGCGGGCCGTACCGATGCGTCGCAGGAACAGACCGATGCGGAGGCCTTCGCGGTGCTCGAACCGAACGCGGACGGTTTTCGCAACTACCTGAAGGGCCGGTACGCGATGCCGGCGGAGGCGCTGCTGATCGATAAGGCCCAACTGCTGACCCTGACGGCGCCGGAGATGACGGTGCTCATCGGCGGCATGCGGGTGCTCGGCACGAACGCGGACGGGACGAAGCACGGCATGTTCACCACTCGGCCCGGGGCGTTGACCAACGACTTCTTCGTGAACCTACTGGACATGGGGACGCAGTGGAAGCCGGCCTCGCCCGCGGCCGACGCGTTCGAAGGGCGTGATCGGAAGACGGGAGATCTGAAATGGACGGCCACCCGCGTGGACCTGGTCTTCGGCTCGAACTCTCAGCTGCGAGCCCTGGCGGAGGTATACGGAAGCGCCGACGGGATGGAGAAGTTCGTCCGCGACTTCGTGGCCGCGTGGGCCAAGGTGATGAATCTGGACCGCTTCGACCTGGCCTAG
- a CDS encoding transcriptional repressor, with protein sequence MPEEPEDILREHGVHVTVQRLAVLRAVARRPHSTADEVAQDVRAEIGVISRQAVYDALGVLAEKGILRRIQPAGSPARYEDRIGDNHHHMICRGCGTTVDVDCAVGDAPCLTPARALGFQVDEAEVIYWGTCPACIARRGGSTGATPRKNRGSKQD encoded by the coding sequence GTGCCGGAGGAGCCCGAGGACATCCTGCGTGAGCACGGCGTGCACGTGACGGTGCAGCGGCTCGCGGTGCTGCGCGCTGTCGCGCGTCGGCCGCACTCCACGGCGGACGAGGTCGCGCAGGACGTGCGAGCCGAGATCGGCGTGATTTCCCGGCAGGCGGTCTACGACGCGCTCGGCGTTCTGGCCGAGAAGGGGATTCTCCGTCGCATCCAGCCCGCTGGATCCCCGGCGAGGTACGAGGACCGCATCGGCGACAACCACCACCACATGATCTGCCGCGGCTGCGGGACGACGGTGGACGTCGACTGCGCCGTCGGCGACGCGCCGTGCCTGACGCCGGCGCGCGCGCTGGGCTTCCAGGTTGACGAAGCAGAAGTGATCTACTGGGGAACGTGCCCCGCGTGCATCGCGAGGCGTGGGGGTTCGACGGGGGCGACACCCCGGAAGAATCGCGGTTCGAAGCAAGACTGA